The Mangifera indica cultivar Alphonso chromosome 8, CATAS_Mindica_2.1, whole genome shotgun sequence genome has a window encoding:
- the LOC123222659 gene encoding chloroplast stem-loop binding protein of 41 kDa a, chloroplastic, whose amino-acid sequence MATLSSSSSSLLISSPLSRLSQPSLSPLRFSFSSSAHFSSFLSISPTSVNHPSSSRGPLVSSFSVRASAAEKKKVLIVNTNSGAHAVIGFYFAKELLGSGHEATILTVGDETSDKMKKPPFNRFSEVTSAGGKTVWGDPAEVGKAVGGAAFDVVLDNNGKDLDTVRPVVDWAKSTGVKEFLYISSAGIYRPTDEPPHVEGDAIKADAGHADVEKYIAETYSSWAVFRPQYMIGSGNNKDCEEWFFDRIVRKRPVPIPGSGMQLTNISHVRDLSSMLILAVENPETASSKIFNCVSDRAVTLDGMAKLCAQAAGLPVEIVHYDPKAVGVEAKKAFPFRNMHFYAEPRAAKDILGWKSSTYLPEDLKERFEEYVKIGRDKKSMQFELDDKILESLKVPVAV is encoded by the exons ATGGCTACTCTATCTTCTTCATCCTCCTCTCTTCTCATCTCTTCACCACTCTCTAGGCTTTCTCAACCTTCACTCTCTCCGCTGcgcttctctttctcttcttctgctcatttctcttcttttctctccaTTTCTCCTACTTCCGTTAACCACCCTAGTAGTTCAAGAGGACCCCTTGTCTCTTCCTTCTCAGTCAGGGCCAGTGCTGCTGAGAAGAAGAAGGTCCTTATAGTTAATACAAACAGTGGTGCACATGCAGTTATTGGGTTCTATTTTGCGAAAGAGCTTCTGGGTTCTGGCCATGAGGCCACCATCTTGACTGTCGGTGATGAGACTTCTGACAAAATGAAGAAACCTCCATTCAACAGATTCTCT gAAGTTACGAGTGCTGGAGGCAAGACAGTATGGGGAGACCCTGCGGAAGTTGGAAAGGCTGTGGGAGGAGCTGCATTTGATGTGGTGCTGGATAACAATGGCAAGGACCTTGACACTGTGAG GCCTGTTGTAGATTGGGCAAAGAGTACCGGCGTAAAGGAATTCTTGTACATCAGTAGCGCTGGAATTTACAGGCCAACTGATGAGCCTCCTCATGTTGAAGGG GATGCCATTAAAGCTGATGCCGGTCATGCAGATGTGGAGAAATACATTGCAGAAACTTACAGCAGTTGGGCAGTTTTCCGTCCACAGTACATGATAGGATCTGGAAACAACAAAGATTGTGAGGAGTGGTTCTTCGATC GAATTGTCCGTAAAAGGCCAGTGCCAATTCCAGGATCGGGGATGCAACTCACTAACATTTCTCATGTCAGGGACTTATCCTCCATGCTTATTCTAGCCGTGGAGAACCCAGAAACAGCAAGTAGTAAAATCTTCAACTGTGTGAGCGACCGTGCTGTGACTCTTGATGGAATGGCCAAACTCTGTGCTCAAGCTGCTGGTCTACCAGTTGAAATTGTGCATTATGACCCTAAAGCCGTTGGAGTAGAAGCCAAGAAGGCGTTTCCTTTCCGTAATATG CACTTCTATGCAGAGCCTAGAGCTGCCAAGGACATTCTGGGTTGGAAAAGTTCCACATACCTCCCAGAAGACTTGAAGGAGCGATTTGAGGAGTATGTCAAGATTGGGCGCGATAAGAAGTCCATGCAATTCGAGCTAGATGATAAGATATTAGAATCTCTCAAGGTTCCAGTGGCCGTGTGA
- the LOC123222658 gene encoding RAN GTPase-activating protein 1, which translates to MDSASQTFQQRTLSVKLWPPSQSTRLMLAERMTKNLTTPSIFSRKYGLLGKEEAEEDAKQIEELAFTAANQHYEKEPDGDGSSAVQVYAKESSKLMLEVIKRGPRTKEDGEVMITDKAAASQTIFDISGGRRAFIEEEEAEDVIGPLRDPGNSYTKIIFSNRSFGFGAARVVVPILNSIKDQLTEVDLSDFIAGRPESEALEVITMFSSALEGCHLRYLNLSNNALGEKGVRAFESLLKSQSNLEELYLMNDGISEEAARAVCELIPSTEKLKVLHFHNNMTGDEGALAIAEMVKHSPVLEDFRCSSTRIGSEGGVALAEALGKCTHLKKLDLRDNMFGVEAGLALSKALSAFPALTEIYLSYLNLEDEGAEALANALKESAPSLEALELAGNDITAKGAASLAACVAAKQFLTKLNLSENELKDEGAILIGKSLEEGHGQLTEVDLSTNSIRKAGARLLAQVAVNKPGFKSLNINGNFISDEGIDEVKDIFKQSPDLLGPLDENDPEGEDFDDKAEDEDELESQLKGLKIKQEE; encoded by the coding sequence ATGGATTCTGCATCACAAACTTTTCAACAACGCACTTTATCAGTCAAGCTGTGGCCCCCTAGTCAGAGTACCAGGCTAATGCTTGCTGAGCGAATGACAAAGAATCTTACCACTCCATCCATTTTCTCAAGAAAGTATGGCCTGCTGGGAAAAGAAGAGGCTGAGGAGGATGCCAAGCAAATAGAAGAGTTAGCTTTTACAGCTGCAAACCAACACTATGAGAAGGAGCCAGATGGTGATGGAAGTTCTGCGGTGCAAGTTTATGCGAAAGAATCCAGTAAGTTGATGCTGGAGGTTATTAAAAGAGGTCCTAGAACAAAGGAGGATGGAGAGGTGATGATAACTGATAAGGCTGCTGCTAGTCAAACTATCTTTGATATATCTGGAGGTCGCCGGGCATTTATAGAGGAAGAGGAGGCTGAGGATGTGATAGGGCCCCTAAGAGATCCTGGAAACTCATATACCAAGATAATTTTTAGCAACAGAAGTTTTGGCTTTGGTGCAGCCAGAGTTGTGGTGCccattttgaattcaattaaggATCAACTGACTGAAGTAGACCTATCAGATTTTATTGCTGGAAGGCCAGAGTCGGAGGCCCTTGAAGTCATAACGATGTTTTCTTCTGCCTTGGAAGGTTGCCATTTGAGATACCTAAACCTTTCAAACAATGCCTTGGGTGAAAAGGGTGTCAGGGCTTTTGAGTCTCTCCTCAAATCACAGAGTAATCTGGAGGAGCTCTATTTGATGAATGATGGCATTTCGGAGGAAGCTGCACGAGCAGTTTGTGAGCTAATTCCTTCCACTGAGAAGCTCAAAGTTCTTCATTTTCACAATAACATGACAGGAGACGAGGGTGCCCTAGCTATTGCAGAAATGGTCAAACATTCTCCTGTGCTGGAGGATTTCCGATGTTCGTCAACAAGAATTGGCTCAGAGGGGGGTGTTGCCCTAGCTGAAGCACTTGGTAAATGTACCCATTTAAAGAAGCTTGATCTCCGTGACAATATGTTTGGTGTGGAAGCTGGATTAGCTCTGAGTAAAGCTTTGTCTGCATTTCCTGCTCTTACTGAGATTTACCTTAGCTATCTGAACTTGGAGGATGAGGGGGCAGAAGCACTGGCCAATGCTCTCAAGGAGTCTGCACCGTCACTTGAAGCTCTGGAATTGGCTGGAAATGACATCACAGCTAAAGGTGCTGCTTCTTTAGCAGCTTGTGTTGCGGCTAAACAATTCCTCACTAAGTTGAACTTGTCTGAGAATGAACTGAAGGATGAAGGTGCTATTTTGATTGGCAAATCATTGGAAGAGGGTCATGGCCAGTTAACTGAAGTTGATTTGAGTACAAATTCAATCAGAAAAGCTGGGGCAAGGCTTTTGGCACAGGTTGCTGTCAACAAACCTGGTTTTAAGAGCCTAAATATCAATGGTAATTTCATATCTGATGAAGGGATTGATGAGGTGAAGGATATATTTAAGCAGTCACCTGATTTGCTTGGGCCACTGGATGAGAATGATCCGGAAGGAGAAGATTTTGATGACAAGGCTGAAGATGAGGATGAGTTGGAATCGCAACTTAAGGGGCTTAAAATCAAGCAAGAGGAGTAG